A part of Haloarchaeobius sp. HME9146 genomic DNA contains:
- a CDS encoding cation:proton antiporter: MLALTAAAAGSSSLLALVALILALGVGAQVLGDRFRVPSVLFLIITGIIVGPEVLGLVTLETFGGPTPLSAIVGFAVAIIVFEGAFHLKLEKLREAPSATFRLVTLGAAISFLGTAIAVRYLLDAEWGIAFLVGSLLVATGPTVITPILEVVAVRDRVEAVLETEGIVNDVTAAILAVVIFETFRVQEPGVSEYVRLFAERLGTGILVGLVVAGIVWYLLRHVDLSPANAPQNARLLTLAGAVVAFAVANEIYSEAGVAATATAGIVLGNANLPYEEQIESFKGDVTLIVLSFVFIALAALLEFEKLLDLGWQGMAVVIFVALLLRPALVFLSTTGNRFTTNERWFISLVGPRGIIPASVATLFALELSNPESAITNQAGADILVGTVFLVILVTVVLEAGLARQIAELLDVIPMRVLVIGGGKVGRQLAARLEDRGENVVIIEKNPEIVEIAREAGYTVHKGDGTDTDVLRSAGAGNAKILVAATGDDDANLLVAQLANSKFDIQTIIARANNPDNVEAFEDLGVRTISSAMATAWAIDNEIERPALANWMTHIGRTGDVQEIQVTSEQLIGRTVREIGPELPEGCLIALVSRNGDTQVPDADFTMQEGDRITLLGRREGVREAMDLCNPSD; the protein is encoded by the coding sequence GTGCTAGCCCTGACCGCAGCGGCCGCTGGGAGCAGTAGCCTCCTCGCGCTCGTGGCGCTGATACTCGCGCTCGGCGTAGGAGCGCAGGTACTCGGCGACCGGTTCCGCGTGCCGAGCGTGCTGTTCCTCATCATCACCGGCATCATCGTCGGTCCAGAGGTGCTGGGTCTGGTCACACTGGAGACGTTCGGTGGGCCGACCCCGCTGTCGGCGATCGTCGGCTTCGCCGTCGCGATCATCGTCTTCGAGGGCGCGTTCCACCTCAAACTGGAGAAGCTCAGAGAGGCACCGTCGGCGACCTTCCGGCTCGTCACCCTCGGCGCAGCCATCTCGTTCCTCGGTACGGCGATCGCGGTTCGCTACCTGCTCGACGCGGAGTGGGGAATCGCGTTCCTCGTCGGCTCGCTGCTGGTCGCGACGGGGCCGACGGTCATCACGCCCATCCTCGAGGTGGTCGCGGTCCGCGACCGCGTCGAGGCGGTGCTGGAGACCGAGGGTATCGTCAACGACGTGACCGCGGCCATCCTCGCGGTCGTCATCTTCGAGACGTTCCGGGTGCAAGAGCCCGGCGTCAGCGAGTACGTTCGGCTGTTCGCCGAGCGACTCGGGACGGGCATCCTGGTGGGGCTCGTCGTCGCCGGTATCGTCTGGTACCTCCTCCGGCACGTCGACCTCTCGCCCGCCAACGCACCGCAGAACGCTCGGCTGCTCACCCTGGCGGGGGCGGTCGTCGCGTTCGCGGTCGCGAACGAGATCTACTCCGAGGCGGGGGTCGCCGCGACCGCGACGGCCGGCATCGTGCTCGGGAACGCGAACCTGCCCTACGAAGAGCAGATAGAGTCGTTCAAGGGTGACGTAACCCTGATCGTGCTCTCGTTCGTCTTCATCGCGCTCGCCGCGTTGCTGGAGTTCGAGAAGCTGCTCGACCTCGGCTGGCAAGGCATGGCCGTCGTCATCTTCGTCGCGCTCCTCCTCCGGCCGGCGCTGGTGTTCCTCAGCACGACCGGGAACCGCTTCACCACCAACGAGCGCTGGTTCATCAGCCTCGTCGGCCCCCGCGGTATCATCCCGGCGTCGGTCGCGACGCTGTTCGCGCTCGAACTCTCGAACCCAGAGTCCGCGATAACCAACCAGGCCGGTGCCGACATCCTCGTCGGAACCGTCTTCCTGGTCATCCTCGTGACGGTCGTGCTCGAGGCCGGACTCGCCAGACAGATCGCAGAACTACTCGACGTGATTCCAATGCGTGTACTCGTAATCGGAGGCGGCAAGGTGGGTCGACAGCTCGCCGCCCGCCTCGAAGACCGAGGGGAGAACGTCGTCATCATCGAGAAGAACCCCGAGATCGTCGAGATCGCCCGCGAGGCCGGGTATACGGTCCACAAGGGCGACGGTACCGACACCGATGTGTTGCGGTCGGCAGGTGCCGGGAACGCGAAGATCCTCGTGGCGGCAACCGGTGACGACGACGCGAACCTCCTCGTGGCACAGCTCGCAAACAGCAAGTTCGACATCCAGACCATCATCGCCCGGGCGAACAACCCGGACAACGTCGAGGCGTTCGAAGACCTCGGCGTGCGGACCATCTCCTCAGCGATGGCGACCGCGTGGGCCATCGACAACGAGATAGAGCGGCCCGCGCTCGCGAACTGGATGACCCACATCGGTCGGACCGGGGACGTCCAGGAGATTCAGGTCACCTCGGAGCAGCTCATCGGGCGCACCGTCCGCGAGATCGGGCCGGAACTCCCCGAGGGCTGTCTCATCGCGCTCGTGAGCCGCAACGGCGACACGCAGGTCCCCGACGCGGACTTCACGATGCAGG
- a CDS encoding nuclear transport factor 2 family protein, protein MDLAEPVATYYRALDEGAYESLRTALSPAFVQHRPDRTFEGRDSFVRFMREERPRTDTTHTVEAVYRNGTETAVRGQVVTDDDKVLVRFVDVFEVADGEITALRTYTR, encoded by the coding sequence ATGGACCTCGCCGAGCCCGTCGCCACGTACTACCGAGCGCTTGACGAGGGGGCATACGAGTCGCTTCGAACAGCGCTGTCGCCGGCGTTCGTGCAGCATCGGCCCGACCGCACCTTCGAGGGACGCGATTCGTTCGTCCGGTTCATGCGCGAGGAGCGGCCGCGGACCGACACGACTCACACCGTCGAGGCGGTCTACCGGAACGGGACGGAGACGGCCGTCAGGGGGCAGGTCGTGACCGACGACGACAAGGTGCTGGTCCGGTTCGTGGACGTGTTCGAAGTCGCTGACGGCGAGATAACGGCGCTGCGGACGTACACGCGATAG
- a CDS encoding SHOCT domain-containing protein, whose amino-acid sequence MSTNSTPTMVLALDTLATPAPLFVGGIGGPEILVILLVFGLPAVLVLLAAGVGRELLTGDDEDSALEALREAYARGEIDREEYEERRDVLVADGEEPADRTVETEQQ is encoded by the coding sequence GTGAGCACGAACTCGACACCGACGATGGTCCTCGCACTCGACACCCTGGCTACACCCGCGCCACTGTTCGTCGGCGGCATCGGCGGCCCGGAGATACTCGTCATCCTCCTCGTGTTCGGGCTCCCCGCCGTGCTCGTCCTGCTCGCGGCCGGCGTCGGCCGCGAACTCCTGACCGGCGACGACGAAGATTCCGCACTCGAAGCGCTCCGTGAGGCGTACGCCCGCGGCGAGATAGACCGCGAGGAGTACGAGGAACGCCGCGACGTGCTGGTCGCTGACGGGGAGGAACCAGCAGACCGGACAGTAGAGACCGAACAGCAGTAG
- a CDS encoding long-chain fatty acid--CoA ligase — translation MDWREAEREFSDEVLVENNLARMFEESAARHADRPAQMYKGGVHDRALAETDAIEAAPDGAFETLTYAEMRDIVRNLAAGFRALGLQHGQRVGMFSDTRMEWAQCDFALLGAGATVTTVYKSSSPEQIKYLLGDPGATGVVVQNEALLERVLEVVDSLDTRFIISMDSLSGEYADRDGIYTLADVYEQGKQRFDEEEYQGWIDAVGMDDLASLVYTSGTTGQPKGVKLSHGNFRANVNQCYRRYGPRPDKSGSIPTVDENTQTVSYLPLAHVFERLTGHFLQFAAGACVGYAESVDTLKEDFQAVEPTTATSVPRVYEKIYDAIREQAEESSFKERVFNWATDVSRDYYRADKPGAMLKTRYWLADKLVFSDVREALGGNIDFLISGGGTLSSELCTLYHGMGLPIYEGYGLTEAAPVVSTNPPEEPKIGTIGPVVYDQETKIDRTVVPEGKFTDALGTFGELLIKGPNVTEGYWNKPEETEKAFTDDGYFRTGDIVQERPDGYIVFRERAKQLLVLSTGKNVAPAPIEDAFASLRTVEQVLVLGDGEKFISALIVPNFDALRDVVDADLPDDPKAVCRNHEVREHIQAEVDRINERFEKHEQIKEFRLVPEEFTEENGMLTPTMKKKRSKITERYEDFVFDIYEEAKSASTASN, via the coding sequence ATGGACTGGCGGGAGGCAGAACGGGAGTTCTCGGACGAGGTGCTCGTCGAGAACAACCTGGCACGAATGTTCGAGGAGAGCGCAGCGCGACACGCCGACAGGCCGGCACAGATGTACAAAGGAGGCGTCCACGACCGTGCACTGGCCGAGACCGATGCCATCGAGGCGGCACCGGACGGCGCGTTCGAGACACTGACATACGCCGAGATGCGCGACATCGTCCGGAACCTGGCGGCGGGGTTCCGGGCGCTCGGGCTCCAGCACGGCCAGCGCGTCGGGATGTTCTCCGATACGCGCATGGAGTGGGCCCAGTGTGACTTCGCCCTGCTCGGCGCTGGCGCGACCGTGACGACGGTGTACAAGTCGTCCTCGCCGGAGCAGATCAAGTACCTGCTCGGCGACCCCGGCGCGACCGGCGTGGTCGTCCAGAACGAGGCGCTCCTCGAGCGCGTCCTGGAGGTCGTCGACTCGCTGGACACGCGGTTCATCATCTCGATGGACTCGCTCTCCGGGGAGTACGCGGACAGAGACGGCATCTACACGCTGGCGGACGTCTACGAGCAGGGCAAGCAGCGATTCGACGAGGAGGAGTACCAGGGCTGGATCGACGCGGTCGGGATGGACGACCTCGCCAGTCTGGTGTACACGTCCGGGACGACCGGCCAGCCCAAGGGCGTGAAGCTCAGCCACGGGAACTTCCGGGCGAACGTGAACCAGTGTTACCGGCGCTACGGCCCGCGTCCGGACAAGTCCGGCAGCATCCCAACGGTGGACGAGAACACGCAGACGGTGTCGTACCTCCCGCTGGCACACGTGTTCGAACGGTTGACGGGACACTTCCTGCAGTTCGCCGCCGGGGCGTGCGTCGGCTACGCCGAGAGCGTCGACACCCTGAAAGAGGACTTCCAGGCGGTCGAGCCGACGACGGCTACCAGCGTGCCGCGGGTGTACGAGAAGATATACGACGCCATCCGCGAGCAGGCCGAGGAGTCGTCGTTCAAAGAGCGCGTGTTCAACTGGGCGACCGACGTCAGCCGCGACTACTACCGTGCGGACAAACCCGGCGCGATGCTGAAGACGCGCTACTGGCTCGCCGACAAGCTCGTGTTCAGCGACGTGCGTGAGGCGCTCGGTGGCAACATCGACTTCCTCATCAGCGGCGGCGGCACGCTCTCGTCCGAACTGTGCACGCTGTACCACGGGATGGGCCTGCCCATCTACGAGGGGTACGGGCTCACCGAGGCCGCACCCGTCGTCTCGACCAACCCGCCGGAGGAACCGAAGATCGGCACCATCGGCCCGGTCGTCTACGACCAGGAGACGAAGATAGACCGGACGGTCGTCCCGGAGGGCAAGTTCACCGACGCGCTCGGGACCTTCGGCGAGTTGCTCATCAAGGGCCCGAACGTCACCGAGGGCTACTGGAACAAGCCCGAGGAGACGGAGAAGGCGTTCACCGACGACGGCTACTTCCGGACCGGCGACATCGTCCAGGAGCGCCCCGACGGCTACATCGTCTTCCGTGAGCGTGCCAAGCAGTTGCTCGTGCTCTCGACGGGGAAGAACGTCGCACCGGCTCCCATCGAGGACGCGTTCGCGTCCCTGCGCACGGTCGAGCAGGTGCTCGTCCTCGGCGACGGGGAGAAGTTCATCTCGGCGCTCATCGTCCCGAACTTCGATGCCCTGCGCGACGTGGTCGACGCCGACCTGCCCGACGACCCGAAGGCGGTCTGTCGCAACCACGAGGTCCGCGAGCACATCCAGGCGGAGGTCGACCGCATCAACGAGCGCTTCGAGAAGCACGAACAGATCAAGGAGTTCCGGCTGGTGCCCGAGGAGTTCACCGAGGAGAACGGGATGTTGACCCCGACGATGAAGAAGAAGCGCAGCAAGATCACGGAGCGATACGAGGACTTCGTGTTCGACATCTACGAGGAGGCGAAGTCGGCGTCGACGGCGAGTAACTGA
- a CDS encoding MBL fold metallo-hydrolase, whose protein sequence is MDPGDPQEVTTGECTDLYYVDTGMYDTEEYGAVYVLDAEQVAIVDTGIGTNYEYILDALDELDIAPGDVEYLVPTHVHLDHAGGAGYLAEACPNATVAVHERGAHHLVDPSRLWEGTKGAVGDQIEFYVEPKPVPEDRILELADGDVIRLGDHSLHATHAPGHAPHQHIFYDPTNDAVFTADAAGIYVPSLDFVRETTPPPQFDLEQAIDDVEKIRAIAPSTLLYPHFGPAPTESRLTEYEAQLEAWVATVEEMREELADDEAVIEYFVEDTEMADVWGERKARGETAMNVRGVLRYLDSRQ, encoded by the coding sequence ATGGATCCAGGGGACCCGCAGGAAGTCACGACAGGAGAGTGTACAGACCTCTACTACGTCGACACGGGGATGTACGACACCGAGGAGTACGGCGCGGTGTACGTCCTCGATGCCGAACAGGTGGCCATCGTGGACACCGGCATCGGGACCAACTACGAGTACATCCTCGACGCGCTCGACGAACTCGACATCGCGCCGGGCGACGTGGAGTACCTCGTACCCACACACGTCCACCTCGACCACGCGGGCGGTGCGGGCTACCTCGCGGAGGCGTGCCCGAACGCGACCGTCGCGGTCCACGAGCGCGGTGCCCACCACCTCGTCGACCCGTCCCGGCTCTGGGAGGGGACGAAGGGCGCGGTCGGCGACCAGATAGAGTTCTACGTCGAGCCGAAACCCGTCCCCGAGGACCGGATTCTCGAACTCGCCGACGGCGACGTCATCCGCCTCGGCGACCACTCCCTGCACGCCACGCACGCCCCTGGCCACGCGCCCCACCAGCACATCTTCTACGACCCGACCAACGACGCCGTCTTCACCGCGGACGCGGCCGGCATCTACGTCCCGAGTCTCGACTTCGTCCGGGAGACCACGCCGCCGCCGCAGTTCGACCTCGAACAGGCAATCGACGACGTGGAGAAGATCCGCGCCATCGCGCCGTCGACCCTGCTCTACCCGCACTTCGGCCCGGCCCCGACCGAGAGCCGACTGACCGAGTACGAGGCCCAGCTGGAGGCGTGGGTCGCCACCGTCGAGGAGATGCGCGAGGAACTGGCGGACGACGAGGCGGTCATCGAGTACTTCGTCGAGGACACGGAGATGGCCGACGTGTGGGGCGAGCGGAAGGCCCGCGGGGAGACCGCGATGAACGTGCGGGGCGTGTTGCGGTACCTGGACAGCAGGCAGTGA
- a CDS encoding long-chain fatty acid--CoA ligase: MDWREAERAFDGDVIAMEPLPRTYEKSAERHSEKPAQKYKGGVYERSLVSQGVVDAAPDGDFATLTYEEMRDIVRNLATGFRALGVQHGQRVGIFSDTRMEWAQTDFGLLAAGGVVTTVYKSSSPEQVKYLLGDSGSVGVVVENQELLERVEQVVDALDVRFVVVMDDIDPKYDDRDGIYTLGEVYEQGKKRFDEDLYQGWIDDIDVEDLASLVYTSGTTGQPKGVQLSHRNFRANMNQMLRRYGPRPDRPDSVPDTGDAQTISFLPLAHVFERHAGHFHMYTVGSCVGFAESPDTLKEDFQLLQPTVTSAVPRVFEKLYDAIREQAQESAFKERVFNWATGVAREQYHTSSPGVVLGAKLWLADRLVFSTVREALGGNVEVMLSAGGSISPELAALYNGMGLPLWEAYGLTETAPGVTANPPEEPKVGTIGPTVEGTDIRIDKSVVPEGDLRDTLGETGELLVKGPQVTRGYWNKPEETDASFTEDENGDRWFRTGDIVTKRPDDYLVFRERSKQLLVLSTGKNLAPQPIESTVSNAPVVEQVMVTGDDEKFVSALVVPNLDEVRSRAASEGVDVPADDQELCAHEFTQGQIQAAIDEANESFEQHEQVKAFRLVAGEWTDENDMLTPTLKKKRLKIRQRYDHLLADIYRDEQSADAPTAD, encoded by the coding sequence ATGGACTGGCGTGAGGCAGAACGGGCATTCGACGGCGACGTCATCGCGATGGAGCCGTTGCCCCGGACCTACGAGAAGAGTGCCGAGCGACACAGCGAGAAGCCGGCCCAGAAGTACAAGGGTGGCGTGTACGAGCGGTCACTCGTCTCCCAGGGGGTGGTCGACGCCGCGCCGGACGGCGATTTCGCGACGCTCACGTACGAGGAGATGCGTGACATCGTCCGGAATCTGGCGACGGGCTTCCGGGCGCTCGGGGTGCAACACGGCCAGCGGGTCGGCATCTTCTCGGACACCCGGATGGAGTGGGCACAGACCGACTTCGGGCTGCTCGCCGCCGGGGGCGTGGTGACGACGGTGTACAAGTCGTCCTCGCCGGAGCAGGTCAAGTACCTCCTCGGCGACTCCGGCTCGGTCGGGGTCGTCGTCGAGAACCAGGAGCTGCTCGAACGGGTCGAACAGGTCGTCGACGCGCTGGACGTCCGGTTCGTCGTGGTGATGGACGACATCGACCCGAAGTACGACGACCGGGACGGCATCTACACGCTCGGGGAGGTGTACGAGCAGGGGAAGAAGCGGTTCGACGAGGATTTGTACCAGGGCTGGATCGACGACATCGACGTCGAGGACCTGGCGAGTCTGGTCTACACGTCGGGGACGACCGGCCAGCCCAAGGGCGTCCAGCTGAGCCACCGGAACTTCCGGGCGAACATGAACCAGATGCTGCGGCGGTACGGGCCGCGGCCGGACCGACCGGATTCGGTGCCCGACACTGGCGACGCCCAGACCATCTCGTTCCTCCCGCTGGCACACGTGTTCGAACGCCATGCCGGACACTTCCACATGTATACGGTCGGCAGCTGTGTCGGCTTCGCCGAGAGCCCCGACACGCTGAAAGAGGACTTCCAGTTGCTCCAGCCGACGGTCACCTCCGCGGTCCCACGGGTGTTCGAGAAGCTCTACGACGCCATCCGGGAGCAGGCACAGGAGTCGGCGTTCAAAGAGCGGGTGTTCAACTGGGCGACCGGGGTCGCCCGGGAGCAGTACCACACCTCCTCCCCGGGGGTCGTCCTCGGCGCGAAGCTGTGGCTCGCCGACAGACTCGTCTTCTCGACGGTCCGGGAGGCGCTCGGCGGGAACGTCGAGGTGATGCTGTCGGCCGGTGGGAGCATCTCGCCGGAGCTCGCCGCGCTCTACAACGGGATGGGGCTCCCGCTCTGGGAGGCGTACGGCCTCACGGAGACGGCCCCTGGCGTCACCGCGAACCCGCCGGAGGAGCCGAAGGTCGGGACCATCGGCCCGACGGTCGAGGGAACAGACATCAGGATAGACAAGTCGGTCGTCCCCGAGGGTGACCTCCGCGACACGCTCGGGGAGACGGGTGAACTGCTGGTCAAGGGGCCGCAGGTGACCCGGGGCTACTGGAACAAGCCCGAGGAGACCGACGCCTCGTTCACCGAGGACGAGAACGGCGACCGCTGGTTCCGGACCGGTGACATCGTCACGAAGCGCCCCGACGACTACCTCGTGTTCCGCGAGCGCTCGAAGCAGCTGCTCGTGCTCTCGACCGGCAAGAACCTCGCACCCCAGCCCATCGAGAGCACCGTCTCGAACGCGCCGGTCGTCGAACAGGTGATGGTCACGGGCGACGACGAGAAGTTCGTCTCCGCGCTCGTGGTCCCCAACCTCGACGAGGTGCGGTCCCGGGCCGCCAGCGAGGGTGTCGACGTCCCGGCCGACGACCAGGAGCTCTGTGCCCACGAGTTCACCCAGGGGCAGATTCAGGCGGCCATCGACGAGGCGAACGAGAGTTTCGAGCAGCACGAGCAAGTGAAAGCGTTCCGATTGGTCGCGGGGGAGTGGACCGACGAGAACGACATGCTCACGCCGACCCTGAAGAAGAAGCGCCTGAAGATAAGGCAGCGCTACGACCATCTGTTGGCCGACATCTACCGCGACGAGCAGTCGGCCGACGCACCGACAGCAGATTGA
- the serS gene encoding serine--tRNA ligase codes for MLDRRYIRENPEEVRASLVNRGYDIDLDEILDMDEEWRELKAEGDDLRHERNTVSQQIGQLKQEGKEEEAQEAIEKSSDLKEKLEDIEDRADELDAELDERLLELPQVPHDSVPVGEDESDNVEESRWGFDDLRDLPDEVTPHYDIGEDLDIIDEARGAKTTGAGFYFLKGDGARLEHALIQFMLDVHREQEYVDVFPPVPVKSTSMRGTGQLPKFNEDAYRIGGDEFDDYDDDDLWLCPTAEVPVTNMYRDDILLREDLPLKHQAYTPNFRREAGEHGTETRGIVRVHQFNKVELVNFVEPEESYDRLEALVDEAAEVLERLGLPYRVLSLCTGDLTFASAKTYDLEVWAPGTESDDAPEGLGGRWLEVSSASNFEDFQARRAGIRFRREHHESAEYLHTLNASGTAVGRVMVAILEYYQNEDGTVTVPEALRPYMGGTEVIEGHEKVGESALGKGE; via the coding sequence ATGCTTGACCGCCGGTACATCCGAGAGAATCCGGAGGAGGTCCGTGCGAGCCTCGTAAACCGAGGCTACGACATCGACCTCGACGAGATCCTCGACATGGACGAGGAGTGGCGCGAGCTCAAGGCCGAAGGCGACGACCTCCGCCACGAGCGCAACACGGTGAGCCAGCAGATCGGCCAGCTCAAACAGGAGGGCAAAGAGGAGGAGGCCCAGGAAGCCATCGAGAAGTCCAGCGACCTCAAGGAGAAGCTGGAGGACATCGAGGACCGCGCCGACGAGCTCGACGCCGAACTCGACGAGCGCCTGCTCGAACTCCCGCAGGTCCCCCACGACTCGGTCCCGGTCGGCGAGGACGAGTCGGACAACGTCGAGGAGAGCCGCTGGGGCTTCGACGACCTGCGCGACCTGCCCGACGAGGTCACCCCGCACTACGACATCGGTGAGGACCTCGACATCATCGACGAGGCCCGCGGCGCGAAGACCACGGGTGCCGGCTTCTACTTCCTCAAGGGCGACGGCGCGCGACTCGAACACGCGCTCATCCAGTTCATGCTCGACGTCCACCGCGAGCAGGAGTACGTCGACGTGTTCCCGCCGGTCCCCGTGAAGTCGACCTCGATGCGCGGCACCGGCCAGCTCCCGAAGTTCAACGAGGACGCCTACCGCATCGGCGGCGACGAGTTCGACGACTACGACGACGACGACCTCTGGCTCTGCCCGACCGCCGAGGTCCCGGTGACGAACATGTACCGCGACGACATCCTCCTGCGCGAGGACCTCCCGCTGAAGCACCAGGCGTACACGCCGAACTTCCGGCGCGAGGCCGGCGAGCACGGGACCGAAACCAGAGGAATCGTCCGCGTCCACCAGTTCAACAAGGTCGAGCTCGTCAACTTCGTCGAACCCGAGGAGAGCTACGACCGGCTCGAGGCGCTGGTCGACGAGGCCGCCGAGGTGCTCGAGCGTCTCGGCCTGCCCTACCGCGTGCTCAGCCTGTGTACCGGTGACCTCACCTTCGCCAGCGCGAAGACGTACGACCTCGAGGTGTGGGCCCCCGGCACCGAGAGCGACGACGCGCCCGAGGGACTGGGCGGCCGCTGGCTCGAGGTGTCGAGCGCCTCGAACTTCGAGGACTTCCAGGCCCGCCGCGCCGGCATCCGCTTCCGCCGCGAGCACCACGAGAGCGCGGAGTATCTCCACACGCTCAACGCCTCGGGCACCGCCGTCGGCCGCGTGATGGTCGCCATCCTCGAGTACTACCAGAACGAGGACGGCACCGTCACCGTCCCCGAGGCCCTGCGCCCGTACATGGGCGGGACCGAGGTCATCGAAGGCCACGAGAAGGTCGGCGAGAGCGCCCTCGGGAAGGGCGAGTAA
- a CDS encoding long-chain fatty acid--CoA ligase, translating to MNWQDAERDYEDEVIGRTNLARMFEEAAERYADRPAQLYKGGVYHRSLTETVLPEVPDEEYRAISYADMQSIVRHLTAGFRDIGVEPADRVGLFANTRMEWAQCDFALLAAGAVVTTVYSGSSKSQVQYLLDDPDADGVVVENADMMNRVLEVEDELDLEFIVVMDWIEGFHDREDIYTLNEVHDRGAEIFDEDEYQNWVDEREWDDLASLIYTSGTTGQPKGVQLTHGNFRANVNQIRKRYGPRPDKGDTPVIDENTRSVSYLPLAHVFERTAGHFIMFASGAAVGYAESPDTLQADFELVQPTAATSVPRVYEKIYDAIREQAAESDMRLKIFEWATDVGKEYHTTENPGVGLRAKAAVADRLVFKKVRDALGGNVDYLLSGGGSLSAELCALYHGMGLPILEGYGLTETSPVVSVNPPEEPKIGTIGPALPGVEVKVDESAIDQEPFADDPGIVGELLVKGETVTQGYWEKPGETRRAFTEDENGDRWFRTGDIVHQRDDGYLEFRERSKQLLVLSTGKNVAPAPIEDAFASSQVVEQCMVVGDGEKFIGAIIVPNAERLRALAADEGIDLPENPGALCAHEFVRETIQEEVDRLNENFEKYERIKQFRLVPEEFTEENDMLTPTMKKKRRNIKQRYEDEISALYAEN from the coding sequence ATGAACTGGCAGGACGCGGAGCGTGACTACGAGGACGAGGTCATCGGGCGAACCAATCTCGCCCGGATGTTCGAGGAGGCGGCCGAGCGGTACGCCGACCGCCCGGCACAGCTGTACAAGGGCGGCGTCTACCACCGGTCGCTCACCGAGACGGTGCTCCCCGAAGTGCCGGACGAGGAGTACCGAGCCATCAGCTACGCCGACATGCAATCCATCGTGCGCCATCTCACGGCGGGGTTCCGTGACATCGGGGTCGAGCCCGCGGACCGGGTCGGGCTGTTCGCGAACACACGGATGGAGTGGGCGCAGTGTGACTTCGCGCTGCTCGCGGCCGGTGCGGTCGTCACGACCGTCTACTCGGGCTCGTCGAAGAGCCAGGTCCAGTACCTGCTTGACGACCCGGACGCCGACGGCGTGGTCGTCGAGAACGCGGACATGATGAACCGGGTGCTGGAGGTCGAAGACGAGCTCGACCTGGAGTTCATCGTCGTGATGGACTGGATCGAGGGCTTCCACGACCGGGAGGACATCTACACGCTGAACGAGGTCCACGACCGCGGGGCCGAGATATTCGACGAGGACGAGTACCAGAACTGGGTCGACGAGCGCGAGTGGGACGACCTCGCGAGCCTCATCTACACCTCGGGGACCACGGGCCAGCCCAAGGGCGTCCAGCTCACGCACGGGAACTTCCGGGCGAACGTGAACCAGATCCGCAAGCGCTACGGCCCGCGTCCCGACAAGGGCGACACCCCGGTCATCGACGAGAACACCCGGAGCGTTTCGTACCTGCCCCTGGCACACGTCTTCGAGCGCACCGCCGGGCACTTCATCATGTTCGCGTCGGGGGCGGCGGTCGGCTACGCCGAGAGCCCCGACACCCTGCAGGCCGACTTCGAACTCGTGCAGCCGACGGCCGCGACGAGCGTCCCGCGGGTGTACGAGAAGATATACGACGCCATCCGCGAGCAGGCGGCGGAGTCGGACATGCGCCTGAAGATATTCGAGTGGGCGACCGACGTGGGCAAGGAGTACCACACGACCGAGAATCCCGGTGTCGGGCTCCGCGCGAAGGCGGCTGTCGCGGACCGACTCGTGTTCAAGAAGGTCCGTGACGCCCTCGGCGGGAACGTCGACTACCTGCTGAGTGGTGGCGGTTCGCTCTCCGCCGAACTGTGTGCGCTGTACCACGGGATGGGCCTGCCCATCCTCGAAGGCTACGGGCTCACCGAGACCTCGCCGGTCGTCAGCGTCAACCCGCCCGAGGAGCCGAAGATCGGCACCATCGGCCCGGCACTGCCCGGCGTCGAGGTGAAGGTCGACGAGAGCGCCATCGACCAGGAACCGTTCGCGGACGACCCCGGCATCGTCGGTGAGTTGCTGGTGAAGGGCGAGACGGTGACGCAGGGCTACTGGGAGAAGCCCGGGGAGACCCGGCGGGCGTTCACCGAGGACGAGAACGGCGACCGCTGGTTCCGCACGGGCGACATCGTCCACCAGCGCGACGACGGCTACCTGGAGTTCCGCGAGCGCTCGAAGCAGTTGCTCGTGCTCTCGACCGGGAAGAACGTCGCACCGGCTCCCATCGAGGACGCGTTCGCCTCGTCACAGGTGGTCGAACAGTGCATGGTCGTCGGTGACGGCGAGAAGTTCATCGGGGCGATCATCGTCCCGAACGCGGAGCGTCTCCGGGCGCTCGCGGCCGACGAGGGCATCGACCTGCCCGAGAACCCCGGGGCGCTCTGTGCCCACGAGTTCGTGCGCGAGACCATCCAGGAGGAGGTCGACCGCCTCAACGAGAACTTCGAGAAGTACGAGCGGATCAAGCAGTTCCGGCTGGTGCCCGAGGAGTTCACCGAGGAGAACGACATGCTCACGCCGACGATGAAGAAGAAACGTCGGAACATCAAGCAGCGGTACGAGGACGAGATCTCCGCGCTCTACGCCGAGAACTGA